One part of the Tunicatimonas pelagia genome encodes these proteins:
- a CDS encoding prolyl oligopeptidase family serine peptidase: protein MKMILNKFSLLIIIILVSSQIMLAQQTVHQSEEAGLQYLKYLPQDYESVSDQEFPLLLFLHGGGETGDNIELVKKHGPPKLIERGKQFPFIIISPQNPENKLWNDAALKQLLDEVIANHRVDLSRVYLTGLSRGGFGAWRMGIQYPDMFAAIVPICGGGTPSYAQWLKDVPVWAFHGAKDQVIPLSRTVAMVEALQRAKGNVKLTTYPEAGHDSWTKTYNNPAVFDWLLSHRTPGKDNQ, encoded by the coding sequence ATGAAAATGATTCTTAACAAGTTCTCACTGCTTATCATTATTATTTTAGTGAGTAGTCAAATTATGTTGGCTCAGCAAACCGTACACCAGTCTGAAGAAGCAGGTTTGCAGTACCTGAAATACCTTCCTCAAGATTATGAATCGGTTAGTGACCAAGAATTTCCACTCCTGCTATTCTTGCACGGTGGGGGAGAAACTGGTGATAATATTGAGCTGGTAAAAAAGCACGGGCCACCCAAGCTAATTGAGCGGGGTAAGCAGTTTCCGTTTATTATCATTTCCCCGCAAAACCCCGAGAATAAACTATGGAATGATGCGGCTCTGAAACAGTTGCTAGACGAAGTGATTGCTAACCATCGAGTAGACTTGAGTCGGGTGTATCTGACCGGGTTGAGCCGGGGTGGCTTCGGCGCCTGGCGAATGGGAATTCAGTATCCCGATATGTTTGCGGCCATTGTGCCTATCTGCGGAGGAGGTACCCCCAGTTACGCTCAGTGGCTGAAAGATGTACCTGTTTGGGCGTTTCACGGAGCGAAAGACCAAGTCATTCCCCTGTCTCGAACCGTGGCAATGGTAGAAGCTCTTCAGCGAGCCAAAGGCAATGTAAAGCTGACGACCTATCCCGAAGCCGGACACGACTCTTGGACAAAGACCTATAACAATCCAGCCGTATTTGACTGGCTACTTTCCCACCGAACACCTGGAAAAGATAATCAGTAG
- a CDS encoding phytanoyl-CoA dioxygenase family protein, translating into MSTFSPFTHQHLADFERDGYVIIKDFFTPEEANLIYQTSTEDKVINEKSFDFNDSQGLRTKLALWYTPQDDIYGLYSRSARMVEAAEMILDGTVGHYHSKLMQKEPKKGGAWEWHQDYGYWYNNGFLYPEMVSIMLALTEATKENGCMQVLKGTHRMGRVEHNITGEQVGAHMEKVEEAMKQHELVYVELQPGDALFFHCNLLHRSNANLSDHSRWSLISVYNKVTNKPYKDEPASCYTPIEKVTDDALLKSGKKGIASGADFLSKDKDTEFKEEIH; encoded by the coding sequence ATGAGCACTTTTTCACCATTCACCCACCAACACCTAGCTGATTTTGAACGCGACGGCTATGTTATTATCAAAGACTTTTTCACACCGGAGGAAGCTAACCTCATTTACCAAACTTCGACTGAAGATAAGGTGATTAATGAGAAATCATTTGACTTTAATGATAGTCAAGGCCTGCGAACCAAGCTGGCGTTGTGGTACACACCTCAAGATGATATCTACGGACTCTACAGCCGCTCGGCTCGTATGGTAGAGGCGGCTGAAATGATTCTGGACGGTACGGTCGGGCATTATCATTCCAAATTGATGCAGAAAGAGCCTAAAAAGGGTGGAGCCTGGGAGTGGCATCAGGACTACGGCTATTGGTATAATAATGGGTTTCTGTACCCGGAGATGGTGAGCATTATGTTGGCTTTAACTGAGGCCACGAAAGAAAACGGCTGTATGCAAGTGCTAAAAGGCACGCACCGCATGGGTCGGGTAGAGCATAATATTACCGGAGAGCAAGTAGGTGCCCACATGGAAAAAGTTGAGGAAGCTATGAAGCAACACGAACTGGTATACGTAGAGCTTCAGCCCGGTGATGCACTCTTCTTTCACTGCAACTTGCTGCACCGTTCCAATGCTAACCTCAGCGATCATTCCCGTTGGTCATTAATTTCGGTTTACAATAAAGTTACTAACAAGCCCTACAAAGACGAACCTGCTTCTTGCTACACTCCCATTGAAAAAGTAACCGATGACGCACTACTGAAATCCGGGAAGAAAGGCATTGCCTCCGGTGCTGACTTCTTGTCTAAAGATAAAGATACTGAGTTCAAGGAAGAGATACATTAA